The sequence TGACTTGTGAAGTTGTCGTTTTCTTTTATGGGAATGGAGAAGTATGCAATTTGAGCAAgcagtttgaatgttggatccCTTTTCCGGTTCAAACTTTGGCTACCATACGTGACGGCAATTGACTGTCTGACTTGTATAAGAATGCCCAACCAATTTTTTCTTGTAACCAACAAAATAAAGACATGTTTGGTAAGAATTACTTTTGCCATATTTAAAATCATTTCAAAGGTGATGATTTTGATAACTGGGTTTACATTTGTAAACGCAATTTTCACTTCTAAAATTTGGGTAAAAGACCgacaaattttattatttctaAATTACTCTCAAATGTTAGTACTGCTTTTTGAAATCCATCAATGTTGACCTCCTATTGCTTTATATTTTTCTCAAAGTAAATTGTTAACTTATTAGCACAAAGTTTAGGTTCTTCttccaaaaaatatttattgttCTAAATTTAAGCATAGAATAATTGGTTAAGACATACTTGATTCTGAGATTAGAggttttaatttcaattttcacatattgtttaaaagagaaaaaattgtACCATAGTTGTGATTGATAAATTTCACGTGATTactatatttatttttagttgATTACTATATTTACTTGTATGTATTTGTCATATGATTGCAAGAGAAATTAATCATCTGATGTTGAAGAAATATCTTGGAAAAATTTTATACCAAACAAGGGCATGATTATGTAATACCTATTTTCACCCTTATTTCCATTTCAATTCCTTGGATTCAAACGATCTTTTGGGAAACAATATTTGCTCTTGATGGGATGAGAAAATGGTAACAAAATCGGATATATATGATTATTCCTAACATCTTTTTGAAACACTTGTAAAATTGAAATCTGAAATATCAATGTCAACATCAGCATTAGAAAATCCCAAAATTGTTTTTGTCTGGTTTAAATCAAAGGAAATAGGAAGTGGGCGTGTGATTCAGGCTTACGTCCTGTGGGGGGACTCAATAGTCAAAGTCTAtagttataattatattatattagtaGTAGCGCACACCAGCCGTCGGATACAGCTCGCCATTACATGCCAACTTTATTTCACGTTGTTTTATTCCTAAAAGCACTTCATACATTCATAAACAACACAAAAATAACCAAAGTcacaatgaaaagaaaaagaaaatactgatttaactttttgaaaagttttcataattttattttctaatatcTTAAAGCTAGAAATTGATTAAAATTAAGGATGAAAGTCTCAATTTTTCGTCCAACTTCCTAACAAAATTCGATGCATATTAAATTGTATGTGATATTTAAATGTGTTTAGGAAATAAGgaacaaacaaaaaagagaaaggtGGGTGGCTGCGCAGCGGCTTGATGATGCAATGGAATTCCAAGACTTGCGGCCCAAGTCAGTGAACATGGGAGCGACCGCCAGCGCAAAACCACAGTTCACGTTCCCATTTCTTTGTTCATTCTTTTTATTGTTATTCCCCACCGACTCTGACTCTCTCTCCCAATTCACTCGGAACCTAATTCACGTCtctctcttcctttttctctacctacttctcttctctctcttaAATTACGCCGATTCTCCAGATTTTCCTGAGTTCTTGGGCTGAATCACATTCGTCTTTTGAAGCGAAGAAATGCCAACCCAAACTTTCTTTAGCAGAGTTTCCAGAGTTTTCCACGACCATCCTTCCGTTTCCAGGCTCCTCGTTCTTGTCACCGTTAggtatcttcttcttcttcttcttcccgattgttgtttgatttttgtttgtATAATTTAAATGGAGGTCATGTTATTTATTATGGTCCTCTGTTCTGGTTCACTGTTGTTTTGTAGAATTACTTTTATTTGTTAGTTGTTGTATGGAATATGTTCTGTTGTAAATATTATGTTGACCAACCATACCCTGTTTCATTATTTGTTTGGACTGTGActgcttcttttttcctttaaacCCAAAGTTGGGATTTCTGTGGTATAAATATAATTGGTGTCAGAATTAATTTGGATTATGTACCATTGATTTACTTCCAAGATATGGGTTAAAAACAGGGGCTTAGAAATCTTAAGTTCTTgtatgtatgtttttttttttgaatcaTCTGTATGATAAACTAAGGGTGACGCCAACTTTTTGCTCCGTGCCTgcaaatcaaaaatttcattgcTATTTAAAATCAAACATTTCACTCTAATGTATGGATCCCTCACTCGATAATTACATCTTTTAAGtctaaaaaatacattattgaCTTCCTCTGCTGATTCTTTCCACGTTAATAATTTTCACAACTGAGGAAGGGTAGACTTAATCAATTCTTTAAAAAGCTGCACGCATTAACGGAGAGTTGGTTATAATCTCAAACATCATCTCATTAAGAGCATTGCttaaaaatttgatttaatgCACTTCATAAGCTGTGAGGAAGAACTCCAAGGAATGCCCGATCATTCTCTTCCTCTTAAACCTCCACGAGGCCTCTAATTTAGAAAAATGATTGATAATTCAATTCTCCCAGAAGTTGGTGGGTAATACAAAAAAGCTCAACTATACTCTGTACGTCACTTAGGATTTCAAACAGAGCGTGAGAGCTGACTTTCTAAACCCCCTACTCCATAAGGGTTCATTCGTTTGGTGTGCTATCTTTTATGTTCGTTTGGGCTCAGCCATTATTGGGAGGAAAAATTATCGTTATGCCTACTGCATGTTCAACAAATGACCATATTAGATATTATTCATTATATGTCTTTAATCAGATTTTGATGCACTCTTTTCTCCTGCAGTGGGGGGAGCCTTGTAGCATATGCCGATGCTGGCCCAACCAATGGTGTACCCAGTATCGCATCTACAGCCAATGTagatgagaagaagaagaaggtggtAGTGCTTGGAACTGGTTGGGCGGGAACAAGTTTCTTGAAGAATATTAAAGATCCCTCCTATGAGGTTCAAGTGATATCACCTCGTAATTATTTTGCATTCACTCCATTATTGCCAAGTGTTACTTGTGGTACAGTTGAAGCCCGTAGCATTGTTGAGCCAATTCGCAACCTTGTGAGGAAGGTAATTGATTTCTCTGCATTTGTTACTATGTATTGATTATCTCTAAAGAAAGCTATAAGATTGGAAAACAATGGGAAGGAAAATCATGTTAGCATATTTTTCACAcgtttggaaaataaaattcaCTACTATTTGTAATTTTGATGACCATTTCAAGGAGAGTATGGTTCTACATTTCGCCTAATTCACATTTTAGGTGCTTGTACTGTCTTGGTAATCTGAAGAAGGTCTTCTTGCTTTACCTTTGATCAGAAAAGGGTAGACATTAGATTCAATGAAGCAGAGTGCTACAAGATTGATGCTGAAAATAGAAAACTCTATTGCCGATCTAACGAAAACAACAATCTGAATGGCAAAAAGGAATTTGTTGTTGACTATGACTACCTAGTGATTGCTGTGGGAGCACAAGTTAATACATTCAATACCCCTGGCGTTGTAGAGAATTGCCATTTCTTGAAGGTAATACACTTCAACTCCGGTATAATTACTAAAGGGTAGGtggtttttattttaatattttagttaTCTTGTTACAGAACTACATGTAGTAATGGCAGTAATAGTAGTCTTAAATCACtaattcacccaaaagcttaaactagtggttgaaggcaaatttaattatatatcactaataaGCAGCAATATTAGTACTAAAAAGGTTATATTAAACtgccaattcacccaaaagcttaagctggtggttgaagacaaattttaattatacaTCACCCACACTCCCCTTCACTTGTgtgcttgaaatatttaaaagacCCAACAAGTGAAAATCAATTTTACCTCATATGTGGgttgaaatattttgaaaggcccaacaagtgaaaattaattttaattgggGAGGAAACGACAATGCAGGGGCTTGAACACAAGACCTCCTTGGACTacgtgctctgataccatatcaAACTGTTAATTCTCCCAAAAGCTTAAACtggtggttgaaggcaaattttaattatatatcacgaATAGGTTATATGGGATTTATGCCACTTAAAAAATGCTTTTGGTAGAAATGCTTCACTAGAAAAGAAGACGTTGAGAACTCAGTGGAAGTTGATTGTTTTGTGAATCACAGACTTCTTCTGCGTCTCTTTGCTTATTCATTATAACTGATTCCTTTGAGTTGTTCATAGGAAGTAGAAGATGCTCAGAGAATACGAAGAACTGTAATTGATTGCTTTGAGAGGGCAAGCCTGCCTACCTTGGATGAAGAAGATAGAAAGAAAATACTTCATTTTGCTGTTGTTGGTGGTGGCCCCACTGGTGTGGAATTTGCAGCAGAACTTCATGATTTTGTTAATGAGGACTTGGTCAAATTATATCCTGGACTACAGGAATTTGTAAAAATTACTCTTCTTGAGGCAGGAGATCATATCTTGAACATGTAAGATTTACCTTTGTCATTTTGCTCTGCTTAGTGCCTAATATTTTTTCAAAGATTCGGAATCTCCTCAAGCCCTCTCATTCCATCATTTCGAAAGTAACATTAAATGTACTTGGCAGGAGTATCAAATTGGAGTTTCGCTTGGATGAAAAACTTGTATTCACAAACTTCTTATATTAAAAAACCTCTCATGTTGTTGCAGGTTTGACAAAAGAATTACTACTTTTGCTGAAGAAAAATTCCGTAGAGATGGTATTGATGTTAAGACAGGATCAATGGTAATCAAGGTAACTGATAAAGAGATTTCTACCAAGGAAATGAAGAATGGAGAAATATCTTCTATGCCTTATGGAATGACTGTGTGGTCAACTGGTATCGGAACCCGTCCAATCATAAAGGACTTTATGACACAGATTGGTCAGGTTAGTTTATTAAAAATCTTTACCATAATAATATTACCAGTGTACCTGACTAATAATTCAGTCTTCTCTCTCACCAATTTACTTAATCAAATATGATCTCTTCTTCACCATCTTTCTCATTTATAACTGTTACTTGTTTAATGTGTATAGGCTAACAGGCGTGCTTTGGCAACTGATGAGTGGCTACGAGTTGAGGGATGTGACAATGTATATGCACTTGGTGACTGTGCTACTATAAATCAACGAAAAGTCATGGTCAGTGCACCTTTTGTTTGGCTCATGTCTTCTGTCTTTTTTGGGGTTATGCCCATAAATAGTAGTGTACATTGTATAATggttttttatatttaagtCACATGAAACTCATGCCTTGTTTTTATATAACCTCTCTACCAGTTTTTTCtcctaattatttaattttcttgttCTCATCTCTCCATTTGCTGTTGGCTGTTCTTAATTTCTCGACAGGAGGATATTTCAGCCATATTCAGTAAGGCAGACAAAGACAATTCCGGGACACTTACAGTAAAAGAATTCCAAGAAGTCATTGATGACATATGTGAAAGATATCCTCAGGTGGAGCTATATTTAAAGAATAAGCAGATGCACAACATTGTTGATCTTTTAAAAGGATCCAAAGAGGATGTGGCAAAGGAGTCTATCGAATTAGACATTGAAGAGTTTAAATCAGCTCTTTCCCAAGTTGATTCTCAAATGAAAAACCTTCCTGCTACTGCACAGGTTTGCCATATATAATTAGCACAGTACCATTGGATACCAATATTGAATTCCACATGAAATTTTTTATACTGATCTAAAATGTTTTCTTAGGTGGCTGCGCAACAAGGTGCATATCTTGCCCACTGTTTTAACCGTATGGAAGAGTGCGAAAAGTATCCTGAAGGTCCTCTTAGGTTTAGGGGATCAGGACGCCACCGCTTTCGGCCCTTTCGGTAATTCTCTCTCTTTTGATTTGAATTAAAGATAAAAGGTGAAAACTTTTGTAAGTGAATCTCGTGAAGTCCAAAAGTGATCAATACAAGACAATTTCTTTTCCATTGCCTTTTTATTTGaatgattaattaattggtATTTGACCTTATAGAGGTCTAACCTATTGGAATTCATTCTCAATAAATAGTTCAGTCACTCCTTTTGTTGTTATTCAATCTACTTGGACCGCTGTCCTTGTTACATGCAAGTCCTGCTGAACTGTTATGAGAATGCAGGCTCGCTAATTGAAATCAAATCGTTATGTTTCCTTTAGGTATAGACCACGGCAGGTAGATATTACGGTGTGCTGCAGTTCTATACTATGTTATTCTTGGGCATTATTTGCAATTTGAACTATTAGACAGTtgaatttcaaatttgaatctTAGTGAATGAAAGGAATGGTACAAATCTGATTTGCTCACTGTGTACGATCGTCCTTGAAGGTACAAACATCTTGGACAATTTGCACCATTGGGCGGAGAACAAACGGCTGCACAACTTCCTGGGGATTGGGTGTCCATTGGCCACAGCTCTCAGTGGCTCTGGTACTCTGTCTATGCAAGGTGAAACACCTCGGTACCCTGAAAGCTATCTTACTACCTcctcaataaaagaaaaaagttatcTTATTTCTGAAGGGAAAACCAATAATACCTCACCTATGTGGTAAAGGAAAATTATAAATGTAAAAGACTATTGACTTTACAATTAAATGTGTTTTGACCTTGACTGTTCGTTGATTTTCCTCTCAATGTTCAGTAAGCAAGTTAGTTGGCGTACAAGAGCACTGGTGGTTACGGATTGGACAAGGCGATTTATTTTTGGGAGAGATTCAAGTCGCATATGAATCAATTGAGACTGTGGAGTTGGTCTTGGTGCTTGCGTTTGATGATCAACTGTTAGTGTTGGCTGCCCAAGTTAAGTTTCTTAGCCATTGCAACATTTATGGGTTAGTGATACACACAAAGTTTAGTTTACCTAATTCATCAGCGAAATACATGAAGATGATACAATAATAATTTTGGTGGGGATTCGTTTTTTGGGATTTATTAGTTCATTGTTAGTAGTGAGCTTTCGTTCAAATGGTTCCTGCGGCTTAAGATGTAAGTTTTTGTATTGAGTTTGTGAAATGTGATTTACTTGTACTCCTTTCTTGCAATTGATTTGTTCTGCTCTCTCAACAATTGTGATATTGTCCTCCCAATTTATCTGATAATAACAGAAAAACAGTTTTTGTCCTGGAATTGTTGTTAtcttatatatgtatattatagATATGTGTTATAATGGGAGAATCTTATTCTGAAAAGAACACAATTAGATAACATCTGTCAGCACAGCTAAAAGTGTAGTGAAAGCTGAAAAGTGTACCTCATCTCTGAATTGTTCTAAATTGTAACTACTTTTTGAGACAAATTCTAGTTTGTGTATATAATGTAGGATAAAATGACATTTTgatcctcctttttttttttctattttagttctacatttgttgatttttagttttttctaattttgagaAATCCTAAATTCAGCATATACTTTATTGATTGTTTTCTTAATTACAGattagaaaatttatttttatgatAAGATTCGTGTACTATGTACACCATATTTCATCATCTTTGTTTATTCAAAACAAAAGGTTAGTTTTGGTAACTTAGTTTTGTTTTATGGACTGTCAAACATGTTTCTATGATTATTCTTAGTTTTCTTGTCATGCTTAATGaaacatttaatttttaaggaaaaaattaaGGTGGATCGGGTTACACTTATCTCTTGTGGAATGTTTCaacttttcatttaaaaaagaGACGATTAAAAGTATATGTAA comes from Cucumis melo cultivar AY chromosome 12, USDA_Cmelo_AY_1.0, whole genome shotgun sequence and encodes:
- the LOC103485958 gene encoding external alternative NAD(P)H-ubiquinone oxidoreductase B2, mitochondrial; amino-acid sequence: MPTQTFFSRVSRVFHDHPSVSRLLVLVTVSGGSLVAYADAGPTNGVPSIASTANVDEKKKKVVVLGTGWAGTSFLKNIKDPSYEVQVISPRNYFAFTPLLPSVTCGTVEARSIVEPIRNLVRKKRVDIRFNEAECYKIDAENRKLYCRSNENNNLNGKKEFVVDYDYLVIAVGAQVNTFNTPGVVENCHFLKEVEDAQRIRRTVIDCFERASLPTLDEEDRKKILHFAVVGGGPTGVEFAAELHDFVNEDLVKLYPGLQEFVKITLLEAGDHILNMFDKRITTFAEEKFRRDGIDVKTGSMVIKVTDKEISTKEMKNGEISSMPYGMTVWSTGIGTRPIIKDFMTQIGQANRRALATDEWLRVEGCDNVYALGDCATINQRKVMEDISAIFSKADKDNSGTLTVKEFQEVIDDICERYPQVELYLKNKQMHNIVDLLKGSKEDVAKESIELDIEEFKSALSQVDSQMKNLPATAQVAAQQGAYLAHCFNRMEECEKYPEGPLRFRGSGRHRFRPFRYKHLGQFAPLGGEQTAAQLPGDWVSIGHSSQWLWYSVYASKQVSWRTRALVVTDWTRRFIFGRDSSRI